One stretch of Schlesneria sp. DSM 10557 DNA includes these proteins:
- a CDS encoding metallophosphoesterase produces MQRRTFLQSVALSSLPLLSGSLANSCKAEEKEQRFGDLLIRPQSTDQLDILFTPSRPRTVRLLQLADTHFHPGDGTNKATEELLRGLVDRVKPDFIIHTGDFVNNDSSKPVEWTGMDILNGLQVPWTLCFGNHDYPVKQAEGSLPLDEIRQRMERGFQGYHDAATGRHYCYRYDIMDKDNPQPRASLFFFQVGYAPGDRRISDPQLAWFRAQMERDAQRQVKSPITVFVHIPLKEYHDLFESGQAEGDKAEKVCFDSDTGQSFQDFSASGRVVGVFCGHDHVNNYHGKWEGIELAYGRVSGWGGYGPPAWKRGGRLIELDLQSPEPRPQHTEVF; encoded by the coding sequence ATGCAACGACGTACTTTCCTTCAGTCGGTCGCACTGTCATCCCTTCCCCTCTTGAGCGGTTCGCTGGCGAACTCGTGCAAGGCGGAAGAGAAAGAGCAGCGATTCGGTGATCTGCTGATCCGGCCCCAATCCACGGATCAGCTCGACATTCTCTTCACCCCCAGCAGACCACGGACCGTCCGACTGCTCCAACTGGCAGACACGCATTTCCATCCCGGCGACGGAACCAACAAGGCAACGGAGGAATTGCTGCGGGGACTGGTCGACCGCGTAAAGCCCGACTTCATCATTCACACCGGCGACTTCGTCAACAACGATTCATCGAAACCGGTGGAATGGACCGGGATGGACATTCTCAACGGCCTGCAGGTTCCCTGGACCCTCTGCTTTGGAAACCATGACTACCCGGTCAAACAGGCAGAAGGCTCCCTTCCGCTCGACGAAATCCGGCAGAGAATGGAACGGGGATTTCAGGGCTACCACGACGCAGCCACCGGACGCCATTACTGCTACCGCTACGACATCATGGACAAGGACAACCCTCAACCGCGAGCGTCCCTGTTCTTCTTTCAGGTCGGCTACGCACCCGGTGATCGCCGGATCTCTGACCCGCAACTTGCGTGGTTCCGAGCTCAGATGGAACGAGACGCCCAGCGACAGGTCAAATCTCCGATCACGGTCTTCGTTCATATTCCGTTGAAGGAGTATCACGACTTGTTCGAGTCGGGACAGGCAGAGGGGGACAAGGCAGAGAAGGTTTGCTTCGACAGTGACACCGGCCAGTCCTTTCAGGACTTTTCGGCCTCAGGCCGGGTGGTGGGGGTCTTCTGCGGCCATGACCACGTCAACAATTATCATGGCAAATGGGAGGGTATCGAATTGGCTTACGGACGTGTCAGCGGTTGGGGCGGTTATGGCCCCCCCGCCTGGAAACGGGGAGGCCGGCTGATCGAACTCGACCTTCAGTCGCCAGAACCCCGCCCGCAGCATACCGAAGTATTCTGA